Proteins encoded in a region of the Stieleria neptunia genome:
- a CDS encoding FkbM family methyltransferase produces MKRIAKSTLAAVGLDVRLSRNVAQSQVAAWQQKQDALWAPFLKHLDIRTIIDVGANTGQFAELIHRHCPDANIIAFEPLPVCHADLRRALAEFPDSQLISSAVGNAPATAEMNASQFTPCSSLLAGTDLLGEDYPDAAVTETIEVPVVRIDDALQSLPLLDDVLVKFDVQGFEIPAMEGAAETLAKARVVVCEVCFFRRLYQGQPLFDEIYAKLKDLGFTYMGNAEQHKRKSDGRIVEADAIFERLGA; encoded by the coding sequence ATGAAACGTATCGCCAAAAGCACCTTGGCAGCGGTCGGCCTGGACGTGCGGCTGTCTCGAAACGTCGCACAAAGCCAAGTCGCGGCTTGGCAGCAGAAACAGGATGCACTTTGGGCGCCGTTTCTGAAACATCTGGATATTCGAACGATCATTGATGTCGGGGCCAACACGGGGCAATTTGCCGAATTGATTCATCGCCACTGCCCGGATGCGAACATCATTGCGTTCGAGCCACTGCCTGTCTGTCACGCTGACCTGCGCAGGGCGCTCGCGGAGTTTCCTGATTCCCAACTCATCTCATCGGCAGTCGGCAATGCGCCTGCGACGGCCGAAATGAACGCCAGCCAATTCACTCCGTGCTCGTCATTGCTGGCCGGCACCGATCTGCTTGGGGAAGACTACCCCGACGCCGCGGTGACCGAGACAATCGAAGTCCCTGTCGTCCGAATCGATGACGCACTTCAATCGCTACCTTTGCTCGATGACGTCTTGGTAAAATTCGATGTCCAAGGGTTCGAGATTCCGGCGATGGAAGGCGCTGCGGAAACGCTCGCCAAAGCAAGGGTGGTGGTTTGCGAAGTTTGTTTTTTTCGGCGCCTCTACCAAGGCCAACCGTTGTTCGACGAAATCTATGCCAAACTGAAGGATTTGGGATTCACCTACATGGGCAACGCCGAACAGCACAAACGCAAATCTGACGGTCGAATCGTCGAAGCCGATGCCATCTTCGAGCGGCTGGGGGCTTGA
- a CDS encoding methyltransferase domain-containing protein, with product MMIKTFLHKTIQTFGYDIVSSQNLEAEVTRRIKSREQNRIAEIKKQRERRRDSKPVDAGETGIIWAGRDEIDEKANACMRDAQTLLDIGCAFRPQRRFDAQIHICCEPFHEYMDRLIVETAKETRFVYLKLNLEEACAAFPHGSADSAYMCDVIEHIDREIAERCLEQLKLIVNQQIILFTPLGYMPQDPDELNADTDPWGMGGMEWQKHRSGWTPEDFPSHEGWTVIACRDFHHEDGYGRKLDKPFGAMWAIWNANADCVQNNESPKS from the coding sequence ATGATGATCAAGACCTTTCTACACAAGACGATTCAGACATTCGGCTACGATATTGTCTCATCGCAAAACTTGGAAGCCGAAGTGACTCGGCGCATCAAGTCTCGCGAACAGAATCGGATCGCCGAGATCAAAAAACAACGGGAAAGACGTCGCGATTCCAAACCGGTTGATGCCGGCGAGACAGGAATCATCTGGGCTGGCCGGGACGAAATTGATGAGAAGGCGAATGCTTGTATGCGAGATGCGCAAACACTTCTCGATATCGGTTGCGCCTTTCGTCCGCAGCGGAGGTTCGATGCGCAGATCCACATTTGCTGCGAACCCTTTCACGAATACATGGACCGCTTGATTGTCGAAACCGCCAAGGAGACACGGTTCGTCTATCTGAAACTCAATCTCGAAGAAGCCTGTGCCGCATTCCCCCACGGAAGCGCAGACAGCGCATACATGTGCGACGTCATCGAACACATCGATCGCGAGATCGCAGAACGATGCCTCGAACAACTCAAACTGATCGTCAATCAACAGATCATTCTCTTTACGCCACTCGGCTACATGCCGCAGGATCCTGATGAATTGAACGCGGATACCGACCCCTGGGGCATGGGAGGCATGGAGTGGCAAAAACACCGCTCTGGTTGGACCCCCGAAGATTTCCCCAGTCATGAGGGCTGGACCGTGATCGCTTGCCGAGACTTTCACCACGAAGACGGATACGGTCGCAAGCTCGACAAACCCTTCGGCGCCATGTGGGCGATCTGGAACGCCAACGCCGATTGCGTCCAAAACAACGAAAGTCCAAAATCATGA